The Chthonomonadales bacterium genome contains the following window.
GGGTCATCGCCTGGCCTGGGATCCTGTGACTGGCGGCGGGAACACCCGCCGGTGCGGCGCGGCGGAGCCTGGACATGCTCTCGCCAGATTCGTCCTCTGTATTGCCGAATGTATGGCATAATGGTGGTACAGGAGGAGGCACCCCATGCAGACACTCAAGCGCACCTATGCCCTGCCGAGCGACACGCTGAGCGCGTTCGAGCGCGCCGTACGCCCGGGTGAGCGCAGTGCTGTCGTCGGTCGCCTCCTGTCCGAATGGCTTGCCCTACGGGAGCGCGAAGCGCTGCGCCGTCAGGTCGAGGAGGGATGCCGCGAGATGTGGGACCTCCTTCTGGAGGAGGCACGCGCGTGGGAGCCTCTGGAAGCCGAGGTGGACCGGGTCCTCGATGCTTGACCCACGACGCGGCGACATCGTGCGCGTGCGCTTCGACCCCGTCGAGGGGTCGGAGCAAGCCGGGGAGCGCCCCGCGATCGTCCTGTCGCCGGACTTCATTAACGCGCGGGCGCCGATCATCATCATCGCTCCGCTCACCAGTCGCAAGACCGATCGGCTCTATCCCTATGAAGCTCTGATCGAGCCTCCGGACGGAGGACTGACCATCTGCTCCAAGGCGATGCTGTTGCACGTCCGCGGCATCGCCAGGAGCCGCGTGATCGCGCACCATGGACGCGTCGCCGATGAGACCATGCGGCGCGTGGAAGAGGCTCTGGCCCTCGCCATCGGCCTGCGAGGAGTGTAGGGAGAGGGAAGCCACCGAGGGCCACGAGCAGCGCAGACCCGCTGGCGACGCCGATTAAGCTGCCGAACCGGGACCTCTTGCCGATTGTGGAACGCGAGTTGGGGGCGATGTACCGCCGGAACCGGGGCGGGCCTTCCAGGGTTAAGGCCAGCGCAACGAACACTCAGCGCGCAGGGGAGCGAGGTCGGTCGGCCTCGCTCCTGTGGTCCGGCGAGCGCGGCTCAAGGGGCTCACGCCCCTGCAGGCGGCGGTCTACGCGGGACACGAGAGCATCGTCGAGCGTCTGCTGCGGGCCGGGTCGGATCC
Protein-coding sequences here:
- a CDS encoding type II toxin-antitoxin system PemK/MazF family toxin; translated protein: MLDPRRGDIVRVRFDPVEGSEQAGERPAIVLSPDFINARAPIIIIAPLTSRKTDRLYPYEALIEPPDGGLTICSKAMLLHVRGIARSRVIAHHGRVADETMRRVEEALALAIGLRGV